The Nerophis lumbriciformis linkage group LG24, RoL_Nlum_v2.1, whole genome shotgun sequence genome includes a region encoding these proteins:
- the tcap gene encoding telethonin, with protein sequence MPVCTMIEKCNGVVAGAELSCSVQEENKAQRESYCADWRSVSLKTQPEERKTMNMRDSSRKETLYRQWKASPLTQSCPSGVLRVGTVERGVREHQLLPKRKTLPLPIFTPVELGIRLGRGHPHAPEDLRPFATTDGACLSKRSVDEITRDLPPVKPSLMEFVKVPNALGRSMSQEAQRG encoded by the exons ATGCCGGTGTGTACCATGATCGAAAAGTGTAACGGCGTGGTTGCGGGAGCAGAATTGTCCTGCAGTGTCCAGGAGGAGAACAAGGCTCAGAGGGAGAGCTACTGTGCCGACTGGAGGAGCGTCAGCCTCAAGACTCAACCTGAAGAAAG GAAGACAATGAACATGAGGGATTCCTCCCGTAAGGAGACACTATACCGCCAGTGGAAGGCCTCCCCTCTCACCCAGTCTTGCCCCTCTGGTGTCCTGCGGGTGGGCACCGTGGAGCGAGGGGTGAGGGAGCACCAGCTGCTTCCAAAGAGAAAGACCCTCCCCTTGCCCATCTTCACCCCGGTTGAGCTGGGAATCCGGCTCGGCCGTGGCCACCCTCATGCCCCCGAGGACCTACGGCCTTTCGCCACCACGGACGGCGCGTGTCTCAGCAAGAGGAGCGTGGACGAGATCACCCGAGACCTACCGCCCGTCAAGCCCAGCCTCATGGAGTTTGTCAAGGTGCCCAACGCTCTAGGGCGCTCTATGTCGCAGGAGGCCCAGAGAGGGTGA
- the mreg gene encoding melanoregulin, with the protein MGAAFSKFCMRCCCYCCADSDDDDDEKQPLIPNTDPLEYFSREVQKRRDEETNLWSEPGDPSHTERDDDRALHSLLQARNKTRVGTTGYRRLSVDIEAMRDTRREVRDKWKTLLENLGFMAEADSLLNVSATASLDRMRDAAAARSLLQTLHSDTSLFNSGEAPPERYLFILDRLLYLDIAEDFLSKAKRFYPPRNSSDEDTPEGAINLPLLLARVQAMNGTAGNDEGDSEKSGDYP; encoded by the exons ATGGGCGCGGCGTTCTCCAAGTTCTGCATGCGGTGCTGCTGCTACTGCTGTGCCGACAGTGATGACGACGACGACGAGAAGCAGCCCTTGATACC AAACACGGATCCGCTGGAATATTTCAGCCGGGAGGTCCAGAAACGTCGTGACGAGGAGACCAACCTGTGGAGCGAGCCGGGGGACCCCAGCCACACGGAGAGGGACGACGACCGAGCGCTACACTCACTCCTGCAGGCCCGCAACAAGACGCGTGTTGGAACTACG GGTTATCGTCGTCTAAGCGTGGACATTGAGGCCATGAGAGACACTCGCAGGGAAGTCCGAGACAAGTGGAAGACCCTCTTGGAAAACCTTG GCTTCATGGCGGAGGCCGACTCGCTGCTGAACGTGTCTGCCACCGCTTCGCTCGACCGCATGCGCGACGCGGCGGCCGCGCGCTCGTTGCTGCAGACGCTCCATTCCGATACGTCCCTCTTTAACAGCGGGGAAGCGCCGCCGGAAAGATACCTCTTCATCCTG GATCGCCTGCTGTATCTCGACATCGCCGAGGACTTTCTGTCGAAAGCAAAGCGCTTCTACCCACCGCGGAACTCGTCGGACGAGGACACGCCAGAGGGCGCCATCAACCTGCCGCTGCTGCTGGCCCGAGTGCAGGCCATGAACGGGACGGCAGGCAACGACGAGGGCGACAGCGAAAAGTCAGGAGACTACCCGTGA